The following proteins are co-located in the Eptesicus fuscus isolate TK198812 chromosome 9, DD_ASM_mEF_20220401, whole genome shotgun sequence genome:
- the ID3 gene encoding DNA-binding protein inhibitor ID-3, translating into MKALSPVRGCYEAVCCLSERSLAIARGRGKGPAAEEPLSLLDDMNHCYSRLRELVPGVPRGTQLSQVEILQRVIDYILDLQVVLAEPAPGPPDGPHLPIQTADLSPELVISNDKRSLCH; encoded by the exons ATGAAGGCGCTAAGCCCGGTGCGCGGCTGCTACGAGGCGGTGTGCTGCCTGTCGGAACGGAGCCTAGCCATCGCGCGGGGCCGCGGCAAGGGCCCGGCAGCCGAGGAGCCGCTGAGTCTGCTGGATGACATGAACCACTGCTACTCGCGCCTGCGGGAACTGGTACCCGGAGTCCCGCGAGGCACTCAGCTTAGCCAGGTGGAAATCCTGCAGCGTGTCATCGACTACATCCTCGACCTGCAGGTGGTCCTGGCCGAGCCCGCCCCTGGACCCCCAGACGGCCCGCATCTTCCCATCCAG ACAGCGGACCTCTCCCCGGAACTTGTGATCTCCAACGACAAGAGGAGCTTGTGCCACTGA